A region from the Malus domestica chromosome 07, GDT2T_hap1 genome encodes:
- the LOC103418429 gene encoding uncharacterized protein, whose amino-acid sequence MYTSTAFEASCPSSPSSPTTSSSSLEDEIYDVFLSFSEDTRKTFTDHLYWKLKAARLDTFIDENESMRREEAISDKVKRAIRGSRIAVIIFSRRYADSIRCLEELVKIMECKRTMEQMVLPIFYDVDPSDVKNQSGTFAKAFKKHENHFHQVKDKDEKLWLWRNALTEAADLAGEDFAKTDGYEGEFIRKIIDGITRILKNTSLGVATGQEGNLMMHDMIRDMGREIGLAESSGNPEERSRLRVPEDVAGVLRNNSGTRKIIGLSLDSHESDKPGCSTESFQKMQILRALKLTGSCMHHSTLARSPDFLEIIKLEKLILKGLPDLSEIHYSAAHLFNLNYLSPDLLMELIIDDCKSLSKFLPSTVQQKNLKHLSLVNCKLTNDAIPKDLGGLSSLEVLDLRGNAFSRPPSLSGLSKLQVLHLGNCKNLGALPDLPKKSKILKANEFMALKKKTVRRADKEQFREGKSADREQKKLEEEAAEENEFMALEKKPVRRADKEQLREGESADDEQKKLEEEAFMALERKAVRRPDKGQFKEGESADEEQKKLNEEAADKNEFMALEREAVRRADIRQFMEGHTFAHPVILYRRTVLSKKKRTILGYSLASAKKIDCTVAQ is encoded by the exons ATGTATACCAGTACAGCTTTTGAAGCCTCCTGTCCATCCTCACCTTCCTCCCCCacaacctcctcctcctcattaGAAGATGAGATTTACGACGTGTTCTTGAGCTTTAGTGAAGATACGCGCAAAACATTCACGGACCACCTCTACTGGAAATTGAAAGCGGCCAGACTCGACACCTTTATCGACGAGAACGAGTCAATGCGAAGAGAGGAAGCTATATCAGACAAAGTGAAGCGAGCAATCCGAGGGTCTAGAATTGCTGTCATCATCTTCTCAAGGAGGTATGCAGATTCAATCCGGTGTCTTGAGGAGCTGGTGAAGATCATGGAGTGTAAAAGAACAATGGAGCAAATGGTTTTGCCAATATTTTATGATGTTGATCCTTCGGATGTCAAGAATCAGTCTGGGACTTTTGCAAAAGCATTTAAGAAACACGAAAACCATTTCCATCAAGTTAAAGATAAGGACGAAAAGCTATGGCTATGGAGAAATGCTCTTACTGAAGCTGCAGATTTGGCCGGTGAGGATTTTGCAAAGACTGACGG GTATGAAGGAGAGTTTATCAGGAAAATAATTGACGGGATCACTAGAATACTGAAGAACACATCCTTAGGCGTAGCCACCGGACAAGAAGGTAATCTAATGATGCATGATATGATTCGAGACATGGGCAGAGAAATCGGGCTTGCTGAATCCTCTGGCAACCCTGAAGAACGTAGCAGATTGCGGGTTCCTGAAGATGTAGCAGGTGTATTGAGGAACAACTCT GGTACGAGAAAAATTATAGGACTCAGTTTAGATTCGCATGAATCTGACAAGCCTGGCTGCAGTACAGAATCATTTCAAAAGATGCAAATTTTGAGAGCGCTCAAACTCACTGGAAGTTGCATGCATCATTCTACTCTGGCACGATCCCCAGACTTTCTAGAAATCATAAAACTAGAGAAGCTGATACTCAAAGGCTTGCCGGATTTGTCAGAGATTCACTATTCCGCAGCACACTTGTTTAACCTGAATTATTTATCACCGGACTTACTGATGGAACTGATAATCGATGACTGCAAGAGTTTGTCCAAGTTTCTCCCTTCCACGGTACAACAGAAGAACCTTAAGCATTTATCGCTTGTGAACTGCAAGTTAACAAATGATGCTATTCCTAAGGATCTTGGGGGCCTATCTTCTTTAGAAGTTTTAGATCTAAGAGGCAATGCTTTTAGCCGGCCACCTTCCCTCAGTGGCCTTTCCAAGCTTCAAGTCTTACACTTGGGTAATTGTAAGAACCTTGGGGCACTCCCAGATTTACCTAAAAAATCGAAAATACTGAAAGCGAATGAGTTCATGGCACTGAAAAAGAAGACCGTGAGGAGGGCCGACAAAGAACAATTTAGGGAAGGGAAATCTGCTGACAGAGAGCAAAAGAAGCTtgaggaggaggcagcagaggagAATGAGTTCATGGCACTGGAAAAGAAACCCGTGAGGAGGGCAGACAAAGAACAACTGAGGGAAGGGGAGTCTGCTGACGACGAGCAAAAGAAGCTTGAGGAGGAGGCTTTCATGGCACTGGAAAGGAAAGCCGTGAGGAGGCCCGACAAAGGACAATTTAAGGAAGGGGAGTCTGCTGACGAGGAGCAAAAGAAGCTTAATGAGGAGGCAGCAGATAAGAATGAGTTCATGGCACTGGAAAGGGAAGCCGTGAGGAGGGCCGACATAAGACAGTTTATGGAAGGGCACACATTTGCTCATCCTGTTATTCTTTATCGTCGGACAGTATTAAGCAAGAAGAAAAGGACAATACTTGGTTATTCATTAGCCAGTGCAAAAAAAATTGACTGTACGGTGGcccaataa